One region of Gorilla gorilla gorilla isolate KB3781 chromosome 13, NHGRI_mGorGor1-v2.1_pri, whole genome shotgun sequence genomic DNA includes:
- the LOC115935870 gene encoding LOW QUALITY PROTEIN: putative cuticle collagen 145 (The sequence of the model RefSeq protein was modified relative to this genomic sequence to represent the inferred CDS: inserted 1 base in 1 codon): VDFVRAAGRRPGCWGAPRAGGRQAVGLRGASGREGTRLPALSPPGLPGPRGVPVAAATPGILPRGGCTGTRTEXPLLNPIRGDCQMPMPAAPISLRWRSGAGDTAWGPQAGRAGDPEADQVMHLQSAWAPKLQPPSVCRQQPPGNPRARPHSPHLRTGARGPCSCGQARRSALRRLHRGRNRPSDPTPVAAEGHWLEVPSSSRGGAGRGQGLAGSQARCTRDPEAAQAILHHLGAQAAGALYLLATAAWPLPSWLALPASQNRG, translated from the exons GTTGACTTCGTGCGGGCAGCGGGCCGGCGCCCAGGATGCTGGGGAGCCCCGCGCGCCGGAGGCCGACAAGCCGTGGGGCTCAGAGGCGCCTCAGGGCGAGAAGGCACCCGCCTCCCAGCGCTTTCACCCCCTGGCCTGCCCGGCCCGCGTGGTGTCCCAGTGGCTGCGGCCACGCCAGGCATTCTGCCCCGCGGCGGCTGCACAGGGACGAGAACTG AACCGCTGCTCAACCCCATCCGGGGTGACTGCCAAATGCCTATGCCAGCGGCCCCGATCTCCCTCCGGTGGAGGAGTGGGGCGGGAGACACGGCCTGGGGGCCTCAGGCTGGGCGCGCTGGCGATCCCGAGGCCGACCAGGTCATGCACCTCCAGTCCGCCTGGGCACCCAAGCTGCAGCCGCCTTCTGTGTGCAGACAGCAGCCTCCAGGCAACCCCCGAGCCCGCCCgcactccccacatctcagaacCGGGGCTAGAGGTCCCTGTAGCTGCGGCCAAGCCAGGCGGTCTGCCCTGCGGCGGCTGCACAGGGGCAGGAACCGGCCCTCAGACCCAACCCCGGTGGCTGCAGAGGGCCACTGGCTAGAGGTCCCCAGCTCCAGCAGAGGAGGAGCCGGGCGGGGGCAGGGCCTGGCGGGCTCTCAGGCCAGGTGCACTCGCGATCCAGAGGCAGCCCAGGCCATTCTCCACCACCTGGGCGCCCAAGCTGCAGGCGCCCTCTACCTGCTGGCAACAGCTGCCTGGCCACTCCCAAGCTGGCTGGCGCTCCCAGCCTCGCAGAACCGGGGCTAG